A genome region from Triticum aestivum cultivar Chinese Spring chromosome 2B, IWGSC CS RefSeq v2.1, whole genome shotgun sequence includes the following:
- the LOC123043964 gene encoding uncharacterized protein: MRLRPHRPSGATGLPRRPAAQIWSATLLLPGSLHAKAMAQGPLDLWNHWSIQILVLFSLALQVFLFVFARIRQRGTNPLLRILLWLAYMLADSTAIYALGHLSLSRSSKGLDQEQLVAFWAPFLLLHLGGPDSITAYALQDNQLWLRHLQILVVQVLGAGYVLYKRIADNGFFVMLASILMLAVGFVKYVERTWALQRGNMDTIRSSLKNEPHVKHHQFHALDQGFREGAANEEELYVRRAHSMFHVCKRAIVDSWIEKDSENHGGEMLRDIRNEDYKGMWTLMEVELSLLYDILYTKAAVIHTWPGYGIRVVSPLATVASFLLFHFSVKDSHGRVDVAITYTLLSGAFLLEMASLLIALGSCWTYAFLCTTRWSWLRYTALCTGRWDQLRQLVKKFTRRQVGGQARRWSGEMGQYNMLHFCSRHDTVFSPLVGRLAKLWGQNELWNRKHYSGSIQITDELRLWLHRYIERFSRRNKVNTQGMLRTNWGAEALQHYGCFDDFKGYLGVELQEGIIIWHIGTDVFLARSSRSKAYDAAQEQVVKSIRTLSNYMMFLLVERPDMLPGLAQTRLYQQTCQNLVDMWRKSEPSSRSGPTKNFRTMLKELFRIRDDPNTSRLSERDKLAITLYNEKPRYSTDVPRLCYANWVTEALLKREEEKGSVSVLELVLRVWMDFLFYTANRCSRESHAKKLSSGGELTTILWLMADYFHKHTVLNAPEEV; encoded by the exons ATGCGCCTCCGCCCTCACCGGCCGTCCGGAGCCACAGGTctaccccgccgccccgccgcgcaaATCTGG TCTGCAACATTACTACTGCCAG GGTCACTGCACGCTAAAGCAATGGCTCAGGGGCCGCTGGACCTCTGGAATCATTGGTCAATCCAGATCCTAGTGCTCTTCAGCCTCGCTCTCCAGGTTTTCCTCTTTGTCTTCGCCAGAATCCGTCAACGTGGAACCAACCCTCTGCTGAGGATCCTGCTGTGGTTGGCTTACATGCTGGCTGACTCCACCGCGATATATGCCCTCGGCCACCTCTCTCTCAGCAGGAGCAGCAAAGGGCTCGATCAAGAGCAGCTCGTCGCTTTCTGGGCGCCGTTCCTCTTGCTGCACCTAGGTGGCCCGGACAGCATAACTGCCTACGCCCTCCAGGACAACCAGCTCTGGTTGCGCCACCTGCAGATTCTCGTCGTGCAGGTCCTCGGAGCAGGCTATGTTCTGTACAAACGCATTGCTGACAACGGGTTCTTTGTCATGCTGGCCTCTATCCTAATGTTAGCTGTAGGTTTTGTCAAGTATGTGGAGCGGACATGGGCTCTCCAGCGCGGGAACATGGATACCATCCGGAGCTCTCTCAAGAATGAGCCACATGTCAAACATCATCAGTTCCATGCTCTGGATCAAGGGTTCAGAGAGGGGGCCGCCAACGAGGAAGAACTCTATGTGCGTCGTGCTCACTCCATGTTCCACGTATGCAAGCGTGCCATAGTTGATTCTTGGATTGAAAAGGATTCAGAAAACCATGGTGGTGAGATGCTTAGAGACATTAGAAACGAAGACTACAAAGGTATGTGGACATTGATGGAGGTGGAGCTCTCCCTGCTGTATGACATCTTGTATACCAAGGCGGCCGTGATCCACACTTGGCCTGGCTATGGCATCCGTGTTGTCTCACCACTTGCCACTGTCGCCTCCTTCCTGTTGTTCCACTTCAGTGTCAAAGATAGTCACGGTAGAGTTGATGTTGCTATCACATACACCTTGCTGTCTGGGGCCTTCCTCCTGGAGATGGCATCGTTGTTGATCGCGCTAGGGTCGTGTTGGACATACGCCTTCTTGTGCACAACACGTTGGAGCTGGCTCCGTTACACTGCTTTGTGCACTGGAAGGTGGGATCAGCTTCGTCAGCTTGTCAAGAAGTTCACAAGAAGGCAAGTTGGTGGTCAGGCAAGGAGGTGGTCCGGTGAAATGGGGCAGTACAACATGCTGCACTTTTGCAGCCGTCACGACACAGTCTTCAGTCCTCTTGTCGGTAGATTGGCGAAGTTGTGGGGACAAAATGAGTTGTGGAACAGAAAGCATTACTCGGGGAGCATTCAGATTACAGATGAGCTGAGGCTGTGGTTGCACCGGTACATAGAAAGATTTTCAAGGAGAAACAAGGTGAACACGCAAGGCATGCTCAGGACTAATTGGGGTGCAGAGGCATTGCAGCATTATGGTTGCTTTGATGATTTCAAAGGCTACCTTGGAGTTGAGCTCCAAGAGGGCATCATTATCTGGCACATTGGCACTGATGTTTTCCTTGCTAGAAGTAGTCGATCCAAGGCTTATGATGCAGCCCAGGAGCAAGTGGTGAAGAGCATTAGGACACTGTCCAATTACATGATGTTTCTCCTAGTTGAGCGACCCGACATGCTACCCGGCCTTGCTCAGACGAGGCTGTACCAGCAGACCTGCCAGAATTTGGTTGACATGTGGCGTAAGTCTGAGCCCTCAAGTCGCAGTGGTCCAACCAAGAATTTCCGTACTATGCTCAAGGAGTTATTCCGCATCCGTGACGACCCCAATACTTCTCGGCTGTCGGAAAGAGACAAGCTTGCTATCACCCTCTACAACGAGAAGCCACGCTACAGCACAGATGTTCCTCGCCTCTGTTATGCCAACTGGGTCACTGAAGCGCTGCTCAAAAGAGAAGAGGAGAAAGGCAGCGTGTCCGTCTTGGAACTAGTCCTACGTGTGTGGATGGATTTTCTATTCTACACTGCCAATAGATGCAGCAGGGAATCCCATGCCAAGAAGCTCAGCAGTGGCGGTGAGTTGACAACCATCTTGTGGCTAATGGCAGACTACTTTCACAAACATACCGTCCTCAATGCACCAGAGGAGGTTTGA